In Pirellulales bacterium, the DNA window GCGGTGGTGGTGAGGGCGGTGGCGGCGGCGGCGGAGCCCGTCGCGGCGGTTCTGCTGGTGGTTCTTCCGGCGGACGCGGTGGTCCTCAATACGACGATTCCGAATACGGCCCACCGGCCGACGTCTATGGCGGCGGCTCAGAAAGCCGCGGCGGTTCGGCCCCCAACGACGATATCCCGTTCTAGTCGCGTCGGGAGCATTATCGAGCTCGGGACAGGGAATGTGCGGCGTGAAAAACGCGGCTAAAGCGCCCCGGAATCCCGGCCCGATTCCTTGCTTCATCCCGCTAGTCTGGCGGGCCGGAATTGGTTACGATGAGTCCCTTTCGCCCCTAGTTCGAAACGTCACCTGACTGCGTCACGAGAGCGAGACCGAGCCATGGCCACGAAAGCCGCCGCACCTAAAGCCACTGCCACGAAAGCCAAATCCGCCCCGCAGCCCAAGAAGCCGAAGACCCGTGGTCGGCTGCCGCGCGGCAAGCACGGCGGCATCGAGCTGCTGTTGATCCAGGCCGTGGATCACCTGGGCAAGCAGGGAGACGTGGTCGAAGTGAAGCCGGGCTACGCCAAGAATTACCTGCTGCCGCAGGGGCTGGCAACGGTGGCCACGGATCATCACAAGCGGATGGTCGACAAGCATCGGGCTCGGCTGCAAGAGATCCAGAATACCCGCCTGGCAGGTCTGCGCTCGCTGGCCGATTTGCTCGCTCAGCAGAGCATCACGATCGAAGCCAACGCCAACGACGAAGGGCATCTCTACGGTTCGGTCGGTGCGCCGGACATCGTCAACGCTCTGAAGAAGAACGACTTCACCGTGACCGCCGACCAGATTCGCCTCAAGGGTCCGCTGAAGGAACTGGGCCTCTATACGGTCAACGTCCACATCGGTCACGATATCGAGACCGAACTCAAGGTGTGGGTCGTGCCGACCGTGACCGACGAAGAAGCCGCCACGCCGAAGCCGCAACAGTAAGTTGTTGGCAGAAGGCGGTGGGCAGTCGTTGGTGTTCAGTAGTCGGTGGCTAGTAGTCCGTAGTTAGCAAGCGTGTCTGCGCGCACATTTTCGTTTTGCAAACTCTTTTGATGATGCGCTGGTTGCGCGCCTCGTCTCCGGCCGGGTGATATCGCGCGAGCACGTCGACTGCTAAAATCGCCTGCGTACCTAGGGCATGGCCGCACGGAGGATTTTGGCAATGGCAACGACGCGCATCGACTCTCGGCCGGCCGCACCGGCGACGCGCAGCGAGATTCTCGATCGGCTGCCGCCGCAAAGCATCGAGGCTGAAAAGGCCGTGCTGGGCAGCATTCTGCTCGATCCCATGATGTGCGACGACGTCGCGCTCGCGCTGCGCCCGCAGGATTTCTACGCACACGCGCATCAGGTTCTGTTCGAGCATCTGCTGGCGATGCACGAGGATGGGGTGCGGATCGACATAACCTTGCTCGTCGAGCGCCTCAAGCAACGGGGCGATTTCGAAACGGTCGGGCAGACGCTGTACCTGGCCGAAATCGCCCAGGCGGTTCCCACGGCGGCGAATGCCCTGTATTACGCGAACATCGTGCGCGACAAGGCGACGTTGCGGGCGTTGATTCACGCCAGCACCGAGATTTTGCGCGACGCCTATGACCAGTCACTCGAGGCGCGCGAGATGCTGTCATCGGCCGAAGAGAAAGTGTTTCGCATCCTCGAGGACAAGGGGATCGGCGAGCTCGCCTCGATCAGCGACGTGCTGACCGCCGCCTTGCAGCGTATCGACGCGCGGCTGACGCATGACGGTCCATCGGATAGCGTGTTGACCGGCTTTTCCGAGCTCGACCAATTGACGGGCGGAATGAACTCCTCGGAACTGGTCATCATCGCCGGTCGTCCCAGTATGGGAAAAACCGCGCTGGCGACGAACATCGCCACGCATGCTGCCGTCAATCAGAAGCACACGACTTTGTTCGTCAGCCTGGAAATGTCGCGGTTGGAGTTGGTCGAGCGCATGCTCTGCTCGCACGGGCGCATCAATGGCCACAAATTGCGCAATGGCATGCTTTCGGCGGCCGATCGCAAAAAGCTGCCCGAGGTTTCGTCCGAGATGAGCGTTTCACCGCTGTTCATCGACGACAGTCCGAGCCGGACGATGACCGAGATCGCGGCCACGGCCCGTCGGCTAAAGCGGCGCGAGAATCTGCGACTCGTGGTGATCGACTACTTGCAGTTGATCGAGCCAGATAATGCCAAGGATCCGCGCCAGGAGCAGGTCGCGCGCATCGCCCGTCGCTTAAAGGGCCTGGCCCGCGAGTTGAAGATTCCGGTCCTCTGCCTGGCCCAGTTGA includes these proteins:
- the dnaB gene encoding replicative DNA helicase, with the protein product MATTRIDSRPAAPATRSEILDRLPPQSIEAEKAVLGSILLDPMMCDDVALALRPQDFYAHAHQVLFEHLLAMHEDGVRIDITLLVERLKQRGDFETVGQTLYLAEIAQAVPTAANALYYANIVRDKATLRALIHASTEILRDAYDQSLEAREMLSSAEEKVFRILEDKGIGELASISDVLTAALQRIDARLTHDGPSDSVLTGFSELDQLTGGMNSSELVIIAGRPSMGKTALATNIATHAAVNQKHTTLFVSLEMSRLELVERMLCSHGRINGHKLRNGMLSAADRKKLPEVSSEMSVSPLFIDDSPSRTMTEIAATARRLKRRENLRLVVIDYLQLIEPDNAKDPRQEQVARIARRLKGLARELKIPVLCLAQLNRQAEASKDNRPRLSHLRESGAIEQDADVVLFVHRDEYYMNNDEDRERVAGQADIIVSKQRNGPIGDVKVRWAKDFTLFEDPSASYLNEDEQFRPF
- the rplI gene encoding 50S ribosomal protein L9, which gives rise to MATKAAAPKATATKAKSAPQPKKPKTRGRLPRGKHGGIELLLIQAVDHLGKQGDVVEVKPGYAKNYLLPQGLATVATDHHKRMVDKHRARLQEIQNTRLAGLRSLADLLAQQSITIEANANDEGHLYGSVGAPDIVNALKKNDFTVTADQIRLKGPLKELGLYTVNVHIGHDIETELKVWVVPTVTDEEAATPKPQQ